Within the Borreliella valaisiana VS116 genome, the region ATGAAAGTTATTATTCTGATATTATTGACAATAAATATATGCCTCAATTTATCTTTATTTCTGATCTTGGGTCTATCAGGTGGATATATGCTGCGTCTAAAGTTTTAAATAGTGAAATTACTGATGCCAAAGTTACAATTAATTTTGATCAAGAGATTAATTATTCAAACTATATGTTTTTTGGAAATATTTTAAATCCAACTTTAGTAAGATTTAGAGAGATTGATTGGTTTACAGATTATAAGTTTTACGTATATTCTGATGGTTGGAAGTATTATCCTTTGAGTAAAATTTTGGTTATTAAAGCAACACCTAAGAAAAAGAAAATCTTTAATCTTTTATTAAGATTTGATAAAATTCCAAAAAAAATAAATATTTATGAATAAGCCTTTATTATCAGAGTTGGTAATTGACATTGGAAATACTAGTATTGCTTTTGCCCTATTTAAAAACAATAAAGTTAATTTATTTATTAAAATGAAGACAAATCTTATGTTAGGGTATGATGAGGCTTATGGGTTTTTTGAAGAAAAACTTGATTTTAATGTAAGTCAAGTTTTTATAAGTAGCGTTGTTCCTATTCTTAATGGAATATTTGAAAATGTCATTTTTTCTTTTTTGAAGGTAAAGCCCCTGTTTATTAGTTTTGATTTGGATTATAACTTAACATTTAATCCTTACAAAAGTGGTAAATTTTTGTTAGGTTCAGACGTTTTTGCTAATCTTATTGCAGCCATTGAAAATTATTCATTAGAGAATGTTCTGGTAGTAGATCTTGGGACAGCTTGTACTATTTTTGCTGTTAGTAGGCACGATGGAATACTAGG harbors:
- a CDS encoding type III pantothenate kinase; this translates as MNKPLLSELVIDIGNTSIAFALFKNNKVNLFIKMKTNLMLGYDEAYGFFEEKLDFNVSQVFISSVVPILNGIFENVIFSFLKVKPLFISFDLDYNLTFNPYKSGKFLLGSDVFANLIAAIENYSLENVLVVDLGTACTIFAVSRHDGILGGLINSGPLINFNSLLDKAYLLKKFPISTPSNLLERTTAGSVNSGLFYQYKYLIEGVYHDIKKIYKKEFDLIITGGNASLLLPLIDINFIFNIHLTVEGIRILGNSIVFKCIN